Sequence from the Nocardia brasiliensis genome:
TCGGTCAATTCGGACAGGCGCAGGTACGGTTCCCCGGTCTCCCAGATGCGTAGCGCGAAAGCCGTGACCGCCAGCCATAATTCGTGCAATCGCAGGCCGGGCAGCGAGCCCGCGGTGCTCGCGGTGCGATCGGTCTCGTAGGCCAGCCAGGATTCGAGGATCTCCCGATACAGCCCCGCCGCGCCGACGGTCTGCTGCGCGCCCGCCGCCGCCCGCAGGCGTCGCTCGTCCAGATCCGCGATGAAGCTGAGCATGCGCGGGTTCTGCGCCAGACCGAGCAGATCCTGGATGCCGGTGATCAGCCGCATCCTGGCCTCGGCGCGATGCACGTCGCCGCCGTAGCGGTTGGTGAGAAACGCGTGCACCTGCGCGGGCGCGAAGTCCTCGACCGAGAGGATATGGCGATCCTGCAGCAGCCCCACCCGCTCCCCCAGCGCGGTCAGCACCTGGGCGCGGGAGGCGAAATGCTGAGTACGGCTCGCCACAATGATTTTCGCCTTGCCGACCGCGGCCTGCAGCAGTGTCTCGAGATGGTCAGTGGCGAACTCGTAGCTGATCCGGGTGACGAGTTCGTCGAAGCCGTCGAACAACAGCACCACCCGGCCCTCACGGAGCATGTAGCGCAACGCTTTCAGATCGATGCGCTCCTCACCGTGGTTGGCCAGGTGCGCGGCGACCAATCCGTCCACCGAGTGCGTCTTGTCCAGGTGCCGCAGTTCGATCAGGATCGGGATCAGCGCGGGCATGGTCTCGGTGATCCGGCGCGCGACCTCGTGCAGCGCGAAGGTCTTCCCGCGGCCGAAATCGCCGAGCACCAGGACGAATCGGCCGTGATCGGCGGCGACCAGGCGCAGCAGCTCGGCGACCAGGTCGTCCTGGACCACCTGGTCGCCGTGCTCCAGCATCCGGAAGCGCTGCGGCACATAGAGTTCGGGCGGATAGCGGCGATCGGTGCGCAGCCGCTCCACCTGCTTGGCCAGGTAGTCGTCCAGGTCGAGCAGTCCCTGGAACTCGGTGAAGCTGCGCACCCGCAGCCCCTGGCTCGCGGCCTCGTCGCGCAGCGAACGTGGCGGCGGCGCACCGCGGTACACCAGCTCCGAGCCGTATTCCGGATCGTGGCCGAGGAAGTCATCGATCACCTGCCTGGTCATGTCGCCGACGTGTGCGCCGATGCGCCACTGGGCGGTCACCTCGTCGCGCTGGTGGGTGATGATCAGATGCGGCGGCTCGGATTCGACGCGCCGGATCTTCGCGTCGGGGTAGCGCGTCTCGCACACCTCGGCCACCCGCTCGAGCAGCCGTCCCTGCGGATCGACCACCGCGGGCGTCTCCGGCACGACGTGCATCGGCTCGTCGGCGCCGGGTAGCTCCGGCATCGCGTTCGGCGACAGCGCCGCAACGGCATTCGTCCATGGCAGGTCCAGCTGGGCGGTGGGCGTGCCCGCGTCCCCCGAGGACGCGCTGTAGCGGGCCAGCCCCTCGGCGGTCAGGTGGATGATCTCGTCGCGGCCCGGCGCGGCCGCGGGAATGACCGGCAGCCTGCCGTCCAGCCGATCCAGATGCACCCCGCCCGGTCCCGGTCCGTGCAATAGCAGGTTCAACCGCCCGCCGAGCAGTCGGGACAGGGTGTCGACGTCGCGGAGCAGCGCCGGATCGTGCGGCGAGGCCGCCGTGCCGGGCAAGGGATCGTGCCGGACCGCCCCGAGCCGCAGCCACCCGTTCTCCTCGAACGCGCGCAGCCGCTCGGCGAACCAGGCGGCCTGCGGTTCCCCGATCTGACCGTAATCGTCGTCGGGTAGGTGCGTCGCGGCCATGGTGGAGTTCAAACCCGCGACCACCACCCGCAATTCGGGGATCGGGAACAACGTCCACGGCTGCCCGACGTCGAACACCAGATGGTCCAGCCCCTGATACAGCTCGCTGAACAGGCGCGCGTACTGCTCCAGTTTCGGGAAGTAGGGCGCCTGCGGTTTCCGGTCGCGCGCTTCGCAATTCAGGAAGTAGGCGTGACACGCGACCTTGGAGACGTCGTGATTTCCCGGCACCACGACCAGCCGGTCCGGTTCGAGCCCGAGCAGCACGCGCAATCCGGTCAGAAAGCTCAGCGCCTCGTCGACCTCGCGCGGCTTACCGGATTCGGTGAGATCGCCGGTCACCACGATCAGATCCGGTTTCGGCACACCGCGATCGATCGACTGGGTGACGTTCGACCAGATCCGGGCCTGGAGTTCGCGGGCGGTGCCCGGCTCGTCCGGCGCGAGCAGGCCGCGCCCGAAGCGCGGACCCGCGACATGCAGCACGCTGACCCCCGACCGCTGCTCGGCCCGCGCCGCGCCGCCCGGAAAGGCCGGTGGCGCAACGGGGGTGCGCCTGCTCATCGGCGACGCGACCGGCCCCTCTGCTTCCTCATCGGCATAGCGGTCCGGTTGCGTCACGTCCAGCTCGTTCGGAAAGCCAGGCGCTCTGACCGGCTTCGCCCGGCCCGCCAGCATGTGCCGCACCCGATCCAGCAGGTTCCGGCGTGCCTGGTCGTCGGTCGAGACGTCGACCAGATCGATGTAGGTCAGGGTGGCGAGCAAGCCTTCCAACTGGCATTCGGCGATCCGCACCGGCAGCAGCTTGCCCGGGTCGGTGCGGAACGCGGCCTGCCATTCCATTGTCCCGTAACGGGATTGGAGATAGTTGTCGGACAGGACCAGCAGCACGATGGCCGAATCCCGCACGCCGCGGTCCATGAAATCGATGAAGTTGGTGCCAGGCACGAAATCCCAGGCCTGGATCATGGTGCGATATCCGGCGCTCTCCAACTGCCAGGCCAGCCAGGTCGCCCACCGCTCGTCCGCCGGGGAATAGCTGATGAAGATGTCCCGCGGCCGCCCACCCTGCTGTGTCACGCCCCCAGTATGGCGCAGGCCAATAGCATGGCAGTCGTGCCCGAACAGGTCGACTCCCCCGAGCGCAACATTCCGCCGCACGCGTCGGCGGCCACCGCGCGCCCCCGCTGGGGCCTGAGCGTGCTCGATTGGGTCCGGATCGCGCTGCTCGTCGCCGGCGTGCTCTGCGTGCTGACCGGACTGCTGCCCAGGGACGAGGCGGTGGACAATATGCGCCGCATCGGCCCGCTGCTGCTGTTTCTCGGCAGCGTGATCGTGCTGGCCGAACTCACCCGCCAGGCCAAGGTGTTCGACGTGATCGCGCACCGGCTCGCCATTCTCGGACGCGGCTACTATCCGGCGCTGTTCCTGCTGTGTGTCCTGTTCGCCTCGGCGACCACCATCCTGCTCAACCTCGACACCACCGCCGTGCTGATCACCCCGGTGATGCTCGCGCTGGCCGCGCCCGCGCGCATTCCGCCGCTGCCGCTGGCGATGACCACGCTCTGGCTCGCCAACACCGCCAGCCTGCTGCTACCGGTCTCCAACCTCACCAATCTGCTTGCCGCCGACCGGGTCGCGCTGACCGCGACCGAGTTCGCCACCAGAATGTGGGCGCCCCAGCTGATTTCGATCGCCGCGACGATGCTGTGCCTCTGGCTGTGGTACTGGCGGCGGGGCAGGCGCGACGCCGACCGCTACCTCCCGCCCGAGCCGGTGCGTCCCTCGAACGCGAAAGAGCGTGCGCTGCTGTACACCACCGCGGGCGCCTGTCTGCTGTTCATCTTCGCGATCCCGTTCGTCGGCGACCGCATCGGCATCGCCGCGACCATCGCCGCCGCCATCGCGGTGCTCGCGTTCGCGGTGTTCGACCGCCGATCCTTGCGCTGGGCGCTGATTCCCTGGCAGCTCCTGGTTTTCGTGGTCGGCCTGTTCCTGGTGGTGCCCACCCTCGGCAGGCTCGGCCTCTCCGATCTGATGCACACCCTGATCGGCGACGACACCGGTGCGGCGGGCGCGTTCCGCGCGGCCGGCGCCGGCGCGGCCCTATCCAACATCGCCAACAACCTGCCCGCCTACACCGCGGGCGAGGCGGTGGTGCCCACCGGCAATCACGATCAGCTGCTCGCCCTGCTCATCGGCACCAATATCGGTCCGGTGGTGACCCCGTGGGCGTCCCTGGCCACCCTGCTCTGCCTGGAGTTCTGCCGCACGCACGAGGTGCGCGTCCCGATGCTGCGCTTCGTGCTCACCGGGTTCGGGCTGGCGCTGCTCGGCACCGTCGGCGCGGTCGGGGCGCTGCTCGTCCTCGGGTGAGCTCGTGCCCCACGATGTCTCGTGACTCGACCTAGCCCGGCAGCCCCGTCACCCGAACCGCACTCGCGGATTTCACCAGCAACGCGAGTTCGGGCAGCACCCGTGGGTCCCCCGCGATGAAATCCACCTCGCCGGCGGGCAGGTCAAGGCGCTCGTCGAGCGCGGCACCGGCGAAATCGGTGATGTGCATGCCGGATTCGCGGGCGAGCAGCGCACCGGCCGGGAGGTCGATCAGGCCTGCTCGATAGCCGACGAAACCGTCGATGTCACCGCTGCTCACCATGACCCAGCACAGCAGCGGTGACCAGAGCTGGATCAACCTGCGCGAGGACGACTCCAGCGTCAGACGCAGGGCCCGCGCGATCGGATCGGTGCGGGTGACGGGGTAGCCCTGCAGCCACGCGAGCACGGGGGCATGGTCGGGTCGCCGCGTCGGCTGCCGCAGCGGGCCGTTCGGCCCCATGGCGCCGCGCCCGCGCACAGCGGTCCAGGTGCGCTCGGCGATCGGATCGTGTACCACGCCGACGACCGGAGTTCCGTTGTGACACAGGGCGATACCGACCGTGCAGACGGGCAGCCCGATCGTGATGTTGTTGGTGCCGTCGAGCGGATCGACGACCCAGCACCAGGAATCGTCGCCGCTGTCGAGCACCCCGGACTCCTCGGCCAGGATGCGATGCCGCGGGAACGCGCGTCGGAGGTGTTCCAGGATGATCCGCTCGGCGCGCAGGTCCAGGTCGGTCACCACGTCTCCGCCCACGTCCTTGGTACTCACGGTGAGCGCACCGAGCAGACCCGCCCGGATCGCCCGGCCCGCTTCGACGGCGGCCGTAACCGCGACATCCGCGGCCACCTCCAGCACCGTCTCGGGCAGCACCTGGTGCATCACGTCGCCTGCTCGCATCGGTTCTCCAGTTGCTTCGGTCGGACGTGCAGGTGGTCGAGCACGGTGCGCGCGGCGCCGCGCGATTCCACGGGGGTGCACGGGGTTCGGTGCACCCAGTGGTCGGTCGTTGCGAGCGTACCCAGGGACAGGTCGGGGTGGCCGCGGTTGTCCTCGCCGAGCACCACGGTGGCCGCCGCGCCGCGCACATCGGAGACATGGAACGCGCCGTGCGGCAGCGTGTAGACCTCGCCCGCGCCGAATTCTTCCCTGGACCGAACGCGATAGGCGACCAGGCGCGGGGTCGCGCGGACCAGATCACCGTCGGCCGCACTCTGGATCTCGAACATGCGGTGCGTTGGACGCGATGGCGCACTGTCTATTTCGAGGATCTCGTTGCCGACCGTGCCGTACAGCACGGTGCTGAGCAGATCCCAGCTGTGCGCGTGCATCGGCGAGGTGGTCGGCCGGGCATACCCGCCCTCGGTCCAGACGTGCACGCAGACGCCGCGCCCCTCGCCACGCCACACCGGAAAACACAAGAACCCCAAGGGATGTCGGACGGCGACCAGCTCGGAGCTGCCGTCCGCGACACCCGCCAGCACCGCGCCCGCCCAGTCCCGCACGGCGTTCGCGGCGTCGTCGAGGGCGAGCAGCGTGCGCAGGCGGGCGTATTCGTTCATCAGTACGGGTTCCGGGGTTGTAGCGCGCGGCGCACGATATCGGCGACGTCGCGATCGGTGAAGGCGGCCGGTAACGCCAGACCGAGGGTCTGGAACACGCCACGGACCTGGTCGACGGTCGGCTCGTCGGACAGCGGCAGTTCCTCGGTGCGACTCAGCGGAACCTGTTTGGTCTGTTTGAAACTGGCGACCAGTTCGCGGTTGAAGTCGCGGTAGTACGGCTTGTCGCGCTCGAACATCATCGCCGGGGTGTTCGGATTGTCCTGCGTGACAATGACGCAACTGGACGACAGATCCCAGCGGAAGGTCGTCATCACCGCCGAGAGGCCGACATCGATGGTGAGGAAGGTGAACCGCTGCCGGTACCAGCAGGCCGCGAGCACCGTCGCGAACGCCTCCTTGCGGGTGCGCTCGGTGGTCCACAGCTCACCGGTGCGATCGGCTTCGGGCTGCAGCGAGGAACGGAACTGCGCGTAGGTCTTGCAGAGCTGTTCGTCGGTGGGATCCAGGATCTCCAATTGCACCCGCAGCGGCCGCTGTTCGCGCCGGGCGTTCTCCACGCATTCGCGCAGCGTCACCGCGCGGATGTAGGTTCCGGTGCCGCCCTTGAACATCCACTGCTCGGTCCCGCGCCGGGCGAGGGTGTGCGCGTGGCCGATCTCCGGCCCGTACAGCAGATGCACCGAGGTCGCGTCGCGCACCGCCTTCGCCGACAGATGTCGGTCCCGTAGCAGGGTGATCGCGACCAGGCCGAGCACCAGCAGCATGGCGGCGTTCACCTGGTCGGTCCCGATGACGTCGAGGAACTGCAGCAACCCCACGGTGATCGCGAGCAGCACCGCGAAAGAGCCGTCGACGTTGTTGCGGAACCAGATCAGAAACCGTGCCATGCGCTCCCCTGCGTTTCCACCAGAATAGGCGGCCCGAATCGCTCCGGACGAGGGAAACGAGAAGTCGTGCGCGCCAACGGACATCCTCGGCATGGTCGCACGCCCGCGGCGCGCGGGCACGAGTGGCCCATGGCACACCCCGCCGACTTGACCTCGAGTGCGGTTGAGCTACCAGGATGAGAAACGGTCGCGGGGAACATCTCCGGGACCGAGCGCCCGGCTCTGCGGGCGGCCCGCTCCCGCCGGCTCCCGTACACCCCCGGCGGGAGCGTACGGGCCCACCGCACAACGCGAAACGCACCCCGTCCGACTACTGACCGAGTCGAAGGGGGTGCGTCCGGTGTGTGCCGCTAAGCGGGTGTCGTCGGTTCCCACTCGTAGACGGTGACGTCCGAGGAGCCGGTGGTGTGCACCGGGTCGGCGAACGCGAGTGCCTTTGCCGCGTCGAGGCTTTCGGCGTGCACGAAGTACGCGCCGCCGCTACCGTCGCCGAACTTGGCGCTCTCCACCAACTGGGCGCCCAGATCCCTCAGGAACTGCTTGTGCGGCTCGATCACGGCCGGGTCGAAGCGCGGCGTGCGCATCGCCAGGACGAGGAACTTCTTCACGCCTCGGGCTCCGGACGGGGCGCGCGGGTGGCCGCCGCCGCGGCCCGCACCTGCGGCGCGACCAGCACGACCTGCCCGAGCACACCGTTGACGAACGAGGGGGAATCGTCGGTGGACAGCTCCTTGGCCAGCTCCACCGCCTCGTCCACCGCGACGACCGGCGGAACATCGTTGGCGTGGAACAACTCCCACACCGCGATCCGCAGGATGGCGCGGTCGACGGCGGGCAGCCGGGACAGCTCCCAATCCTTCAGATACGACTCGATGGTGCCGTCCACCCGGTCCAGGTCGTCGGCGACGCCCTCGACCAGCGTGTGGGTGTAGGCGTGCACCGGGGCGACCGCCTGGTCGCGGGTCGCCAGCTCGGTCCGCTCGTCGAGCAGATCGGCCGGGTCCACGTCGCGCGCCTCCGCCTCGAAAAGCAGGTCGACGGCCCGGCGCCGCGCCTTGTGCCGCGTGCCGAGCTTCTTGAACGTGGACTTCTTGTCCAACGGCTGTTCAGCCACAGTCACCATTATCCTGCTCGCGCGCGGCGATCAGGCGTTGACTCGGCCGAGGTAGCTGCCGTCGCGCGAGTCGATGCGCAGCTTGTCGCCGGTGTTGATGAACAGCGGGACCTGCACCTCGGCGCCGGTCTCCAGCGTCGCGGGCTTGGTGCCGCCGGTGGAGCGGTCACCCTGCAGGCCGATGTCGGTGTGCTGCACCTCGAGCTCGACGGTCACCGGGAGCTCGACGTAGAGCGGGGCTCCCTCGTGCGTGGCGACCTGCACGCTCATGTTCTCCAGCAGGAACCGGGCGCCGGGGCCGATGGTCTGCTCGGAGATCGAGATCTGGTCGAAGGTGTCGCCGTCCATGAAGACGTAGTCCGAACCGTCGTGGTACAGGTAGGTCATGTCCCGGCGGTCGACGGTGGCCGTCTCCACCTTGACACCGGCGTTGAAGGTCTTGTCGACGACCTTGCCGGACAGCACGTTCTTCAGCTTGGTCCGCACGAACGCGGGGCCCTTGCCCGGCTTGACGTGCTGGAATTCGACGATCTGCTGAAGCTGACCGTCGATCTTCAGCACAAGGCCGTTCTTGAAGTCGCTGGTGTCCGCCACTGTCCTCGGATCTCCTAGTTCGTAAACAACATGGGGGTCGAACCGGCGTCAGTCGACGACGGTCAGG
This genomic interval carries:
- a CDS encoding TIR domain-containing protein, with the protein product MTQQGGRPRDIFISYSPADERWATWLAWQLESAGYRTMIQAWDFVPGTNFIDFMDRGVRDSAIVLLVLSDNYLQSRYGTMEWQAAFRTDPGKLLPVRIAECQLEGLLATLTYIDLVDVSTDDQARRNLLDRVRHMLAGRAKPVRAPGFPNELDVTQPDRYADEEAEGPVASPMSRRTPVAPPAFPGGAARAEQRSGVSVLHVAGPRFGRGLLAPDEPGTARELQARIWSNVTQSIDRGVPKPDLIVVTGDLTESGKPREVDEALSFLTGLRVLLGLEPDRLVVVPGNHDVSKVACHAYFLNCEARDRKPQAPYFPKLEQYARLFSELYQGLDHLVFDVGQPWTLFPIPELRVVVAGLNSTMAATHLPDDDYGQIGEPQAAWFAERLRAFEENGWLRLGAVRHDPLPGTAASPHDPALLRDVDTLSRLLGGRLNLLLHGPGPGGVHLDRLDGRLPVIPAAAPGRDEIIHLTAEGLARYSASSGDAGTPTAQLDLPWTNAVAALSPNAMPELPGADEPMHVVPETPAVVDPQGRLLERVAEVCETRYPDAKIRRVESEPPHLIITHQRDEVTAQWRIGAHVGDMTRQVIDDFLGHDPEYGSELVYRGAPPPRSLRDEAASQGLRVRSFTEFQGLLDLDDYLAKQVERLRTDRRYPPELYVPQRFRMLEHGDQVVQDDLVAELLRLVAADHGRFVLVLGDFGRGKTFALHEVARRITETMPALIPILIELRHLDKTHSVDGLVAAHLANHGEERIDLKALRYMLREGRVVLLFDGFDELVTRISYEFATDHLETLLQAAVGKAKIIVASRTQHFASRAQVLTALGERVGLLQDRHILSVEDFAPAQVHAFLTNRYGGDVHRAEARMRLITGIQDLLGLAQNPRMLSFIADLDERRLRAAAGAQQTVGAAGLYREILESWLAYETDRTASTAGSLPGLRLHELWLAVTAFALRIWETGEPYLRLSELTEVAQGLVEMTGSNRMSVQQSAHAIGSGSLLVRTEDNLFGFIHSSVTEWLVANHIAEQFAAGVTAPPQLARVPLSQLSIDFLCDLADVRTARAWADGVLDDPAADEVSKTNAVRLTTRLRTAPSADLRGAVLAGEDLSYRDMRQVDLTDADLTGARLVGVNLDRAVLHGARLVGARLDEASLVGADLTGADFTRARLARTDLTGTRAPGSRWHRAALLDVIGTPAGTDLRGAARVPGSVARTEFAPASIGVRHGFHARHGRLPKPLAYSPDGGTLAIGSDDGGVLICDSETGLPLRTLQGHRNRSFAVAFTDTVLVSGGADGAVGIWDAVTGESRRVLHGHSEWPWPVELNRAGDLLATGDARGMLRLWSLPSGDLLHECAPAAGRELIYSLAFHDGVVAAAYRDGVVRLWDVETGTQRGEFVGETGSVFRIAFSPAGDVLAVGGAHGTVALWDPMRCTLIRQLPGHGGRVYTLAFHPHLPLLASGDTEGGLRVWDVDTGVAKYAPAEHNAAIYWLTFDPAGEVLASGDSAGLLCLRESATGEPRHRITAHAGSIWPFAFRPDGAQLAVTDDQFTTRLWDPVTGVCRHVLSGHGRQVKSVTFNSDGTILAAGGNDGVVRLWDPVTGRLIRRVVGSEDRLLTFETALFSAGQPQQLGVVGNDGRLSLLNLDTGDFLRHINIEAAPVWAIAFDPTDQYVATANDDDTVIIWTRTTGALHMVCAEHRGRVRSIAFNADGSLMATGCDDSVVRLWDVDSGRLLRELHGHGDRVYTVAFHGDLLASVSWDTTARIWDVEAGMSRHELTRHTGRLWSAAVDPSRGVLATAGDDLVIRLWDMATGRHLHTMEGHKRRVWALAFHPSGRLLASGGDDGNAILWTVPGGDAEPAVRAELLGLPEGWAALAPDGRYKSEGNTAGQFWHVIGMSRFESGELDPYLPEVGRLAPDAPL
- a CDS encoding SLC13 family permease; protein product: MAVVPEQVDSPERNIPPHASAATARPRWGLSVLDWVRIALLVAGVLCVLTGLLPRDEAVDNMRRIGPLLLFLGSVIVLAELTRQAKVFDVIAHRLAILGRGYYPALFLLCVLFASATTILLNLDTTAVLITPVMLALAAPARIPPLPLAMTTLWLANTASLLLPVSNLTNLLAADRVALTATEFATRMWAPQLISIAATMLCLWLWYWRRGRRDADRYLPPEPVRPSNAKERALLYTTAGACLLFIFAIPFVGDRIGIAATIAAAIAVLAFAVFDRRSLRWALIPWQLLVFVVGLFLVVPTLGRLGLSDLMHTLIGDDTGAAGAFRAAGAGAALSNIANNLPAYTAGEAVVPTGNHDQLLALLIGTNIGPVVTPWASLATLLCLEFCRTHEVRVPMLRFVLTGFGLALLGTVGAVGALLVLG
- a CDS encoding inositol monophosphatase family protein yields the protein MRAGDVMHQVLPETVLEVAADVAVTAAVEAGRAIRAGLLGALTVSTKDVGGDVVTDLDLRAERIILEHLRRAFPRHRILAEESGVLDSGDDSWCWVVDPLDGTNNITIGLPVCTVGIALCHNGTPVVGVVHDPIAERTWTAVRGRGAMGPNGPLRQPTRRPDHAPVLAWLQGYPVTRTDPIARALRLTLESSSRRLIQLWSPLLCWVMVSSGDIDGFVGYRAGLIDLPAGALLARESGMHITDFAGAALDERLDLPAGEVDFIAGDPRVLPELALLVKSASAVRVTGLPG
- a CDS encoding YciI family protein, whose amino-acid sequence is MKKFLVLAMRTPRFDPAVIEPHKQFLRDLGAQLVESAKFGDGSGGAYFVHAESLDAAKALAFADPVHTTGSSDVTVYEWEPTTPA
- the nusB gene encoding transcription antitermination factor NusB produces the protein MAEQPLDKKSTFKKLGTRHKARRRAVDLLFEAEARDVDPADLLDERTELATRDQAVAPVHAYTHTLVEGVADDLDRVDGTIESYLKDWELSRLPAVDRAILRIAVWELFHANDVPPVVAVDEAVELAKELSTDDSPSFVNGVLGQVVLVAPQVRAAAAATRAPRPEPEA
- the efp gene encoding elongation factor P; its protein translation is MADTSDFKNGLVLKIDGQLQQIVEFQHVKPGKGPAFVRTKLKNVLSGKVVDKTFNAGVKVETATVDRRDMTYLYHDGSDYVFMDGDTFDQISISEQTIGPGARFLLENMSVQVATHEGAPLYVELPVTVELEVQHTDIGLQGDRSTGGTKPATLETGAEVQVPLFINTGDKLRIDSRDGSYLGRVNA